A genome region from Cucurbita pepo subsp. pepo cultivar mu-cu-16 chromosome LG02, ASM280686v2, whole genome shotgun sequence includes the following:
- the LOC111787943 gene encoding O-fucosyltransferase 2-like isoform X1, which yields MASMDDLPISVMGSNFKRNSLVDEPVTDEEGSDSPESRVGITHVRSGSTTPRNRQASPTHSPRLGPSRLGSFDQSSGDVHHASSFSGFKLFGFSSNESLHKLKVDRRVKKRAGIVWYQRKRFKGLLIIILLVGMFFLVNWVMLLRLQEQDDIIQEHDDNQANSNPELPGNVSSPKISVQGKRKAGRRKWPKGNYGRLLALAAHALAEQGENKPEPKDLWQEPLLASSAWKPCADQRNWESSVERNNGYIMVTANGGMNQQRVAVCNAVVLARLLNSSLVVPRFMYSSVWKDVSQFSDIYQEEHFINYMTPDIHIVKELPDNLRSLDLEAIGSVVTDADVVKEAKPSFYLKNILPIINKNKVVHFLGFGNRLAFDPLSFELQRLRCRCNFHALRFVPKIQETGALLLQRLRQQESYPGPLDKHLVGPFAKSTMNGNKARSPKASRYLSLHLRFEIDMVAHSLCEFGGGEEERKEFEAYRAIHFPALSLLQKTTKLPSPAELRSEGLCPLTPEEAVLMLAALGFKRKTKIFVAGSQIYGGSSRLTALTSLYPNLVTKEKLLSTSELQPFMNFSSQLAALDYIGCTAANAFAMTDSGSQLSSLVSGYRIYYGGGRMPTIRPNKRRLASIFSKNNTIEWRIFEIRVRKAVRQTKHVFTRPKGRSVYRYPRCKECMCWTGT from the exons ATGGCCTCCATGGATGACCTTCCAATCTCTGTAATGGGATCTAATTTCAAGCGAAACAGCCTCGTTGACGAGCCAGTTACTGATGAGGAAGGCTCCGATTCGCCAGAAAGCAGAGTCGGCATTACCCATGTGCGTTCTGGCTCGACCACGCCGAGGAATCGTCAAGCCTCACCGACTCATTCTCCCCGCCTCGGTCCTAGTCGATTGGGGAGCTTTGATCAATCCTCCGGTGATGTTCATCACGCTTCTTCGTTTTCAGGGTTCAAGCTTTTCGGATTTTCGTCGAATGAGAGCTTGCACAAACTGAAAGTCGATAGGCGGGTAAAGAAGAGGGCGGGGATAGTGTGGTACCAGAGAAAGCGATTCAAAGGGCTTTTGATTATTATATTGTTGGTCGGGATGTTTTTCTTGGTGAATTGGGTCATGCTTTTGAGATTACAAGAGCAAGATGATATAATTCAAGAACATGATGATAACCAGGCCAATTCCAATCCTGAACTTCCTGGGAATGTTTCTTCCCCGAAGATTTCAGTTCAG GGAAAACGGAAGGCTGGTAGAAGGAAATGGCCAAAGGGTAACTATGGTAGATTGTTGGCTTTGGCCGCTCATGCATTGGCGGAG CAGGGAGAAAATAAACCTGAGCCCAAGGACTTATGGCAAGAGCCATTGCTTGCTTCATCTGCTTGGAAGCCCTGTGCTGATCAACGCAATTGGGAGTCGAGCG TAGAGAGAAATAATGGATACATTATGGTTACTGCAAACGGTGGAATGAATCAACAGCGAGTAGCT GTTTGCAATGCTGTTGTTCTGGCACGGCTACTTAATTCATCTTTGGTTGTTCCCAGATTTATGTATAGTAGCGTTTGGAAAGATGTGAG TCAATTCAGCGATATCTACCAGGAGGAACATTTTATTAACTACATGACTCCTGACATCCATATAGTGAAAGAACTTCCAGATAATTTACGATCCTTAGATTTGGAAGCGATTGGAAGTGTG GTAACGGATGCTGATGTTGTTAAAGAGGCCAAGCCAAGTTTTTACTTGAAAAACATTCTTCCTATCATAAATAAGAATAAGGTCGTGCATTTTCTGGGTTTTGGTAATCGATTGGCGTTTGACCCATTATCATTTGAGCTACAG AGACTTCGTTGCAGATGCAATTTTCATGCTCTGAGGTTTGTTCCTAAAATTCAAGAAACTGGTGCTTTGCTTCTTCAAAGGCTACGTCAACAAGAAAGCTACCCAGGGCCATTGGATAAACACCTTGTTGGTCCATTTGCAAAATCAACGATGAATGGAAACAAAGCTCGCTCTCCGAAAGCTTCCAGATACCTATCTCTACATTTGAGATTTGAGATTGATATGGTAGCTCATTCTCTTTGTGAATTTggtggaggagaagaagaaaggaaagagtttGAAGCATATCGGGCAATCCATTTCCCAGCATTGTCTCTTCTCCAGAAAACCACTAA ATTACCTTCTCCTGCCGAACTTAGGTCAGAAGGTCTTTGCCCCTTGACACCAGAGGAAGCAGTACTTATGCTTGCTGCTCTTGGTTTCAAACGCAAGACAAAGATATTTGTGGCAGGCTCACAGATATATGGAGGGAGTTCAAGGTTGACTGCTCTGACTAGCTTGTATCCTAATTTGGTTACAAAGGAGAAGTTGCTTTCAACATCAGAGCTTCAACCTTTTATGAACTTTTCTTCTCAG TTGGCGGCATTGGACTACATAGGCTGCACGGCTGCCAATGCATTTGCAATGACAGATTCTGGGAGTCAGTTGTCGTCTCTTGTATCCGGTTATCGGATATACTACGGTGGGGGAAGGATGCCAACGATTCGACCAAACAAACGAAGGCTTGCAAGCATATTTTCAAAGAACAACACTATAGAATGGCGAATTTTTGAGATAAGAGTTAGGAAAGCAGTTAGGCAAACCAAGCACGTCTTTACAAGGCCCAAAGGAAGGAGTGTTTATAGGTATCCACGGTGTAAAGAGTGTATGTGCTGGACAGG CACCTGA
- the LOC111787943 gene encoding O-fucosyltransferase 2-like isoform X3 yields the protein MASMDDLPISVMGSNFKRNSLVDEPVTDEEGSDSPESRVGITHVRSGSTTPRNRQASPTHSPRLGPSRLGSFDQSSGDVHHASSFSGFKLFGFSSNESLHKLKVDRRVKKRAGIVWYQRKRFKGLLIIILLVGMFFLVNWVMLLRLQEQDDIIQEHDDNQANSNPELPGNVSSPKISVQGKRKAGRRKWPKGNYGRLLALAAHALAEGENKPEPKDLWQEPLLASSAWKPCADQRNWESSVERNNGYIMVTANGGMNQQRVAVCNAVVLARLLNSSLVVPRFMYSSVWKDVSQFSDIYQEEHFINYMTPDIHIVKELPDNLRSLDLEAIGSVVTDADVVKEAKPSFYLKNILPIINKNKVVHFLGFGNRLAFDPLSFELQRLRCRCNFHALRFVPKIQETGALLLQRLRQQESYPGPLDKHLVGPFAKSTMNGNKARSPKASRYLSLHLRFEIDMVAHSLCEFGGGEEERKEFEAYRAIHFPALSLLQKTTKLPSPAELRSEGLCPLTPEEAVLMLAALGFKRKTKIFVAGSQIYGGSSRLTALTSLYPNLVTKEKLLSTSELQPFMNFSSQLAALDYIGCTAANAFAMTDSGSQLSSLVSGYRIYYGGGRMPTIRPNKRRLASIFSKNNTIEWRIFEIRVRKAVRQTKHVFTRPKGRSVYRYPRCKECMCWTGT from the exons ATGGCCTCCATGGATGACCTTCCAATCTCTGTAATGGGATCTAATTTCAAGCGAAACAGCCTCGTTGACGAGCCAGTTACTGATGAGGAAGGCTCCGATTCGCCAGAAAGCAGAGTCGGCATTACCCATGTGCGTTCTGGCTCGACCACGCCGAGGAATCGTCAAGCCTCACCGACTCATTCTCCCCGCCTCGGTCCTAGTCGATTGGGGAGCTTTGATCAATCCTCCGGTGATGTTCATCACGCTTCTTCGTTTTCAGGGTTCAAGCTTTTCGGATTTTCGTCGAATGAGAGCTTGCACAAACTGAAAGTCGATAGGCGGGTAAAGAAGAGGGCGGGGATAGTGTGGTACCAGAGAAAGCGATTCAAAGGGCTTTTGATTATTATATTGTTGGTCGGGATGTTTTTCTTGGTGAATTGGGTCATGCTTTTGAGATTACAAGAGCAAGATGATATAATTCAAGAACATGATGATAACCAGGCCAATTCCAATCCTGAACTTCCTGGGAATGTTTCTTCCCCGAAGATTTCAGTTCAG GGAAAACGGAAGGCTGGTAGAAGGAAATGGCCAAAGGGTAACTATGGTAGATTGTTGGCTTTGGCCGCTCATGCATTGGCGGAG GGAGAAAATAAACCTGAGCCCAAGGACTTATGGCAAGAGCCATTGCTTGCTTCATCTGCTTGGAAGCCCTGTGCTGATCAACGCAATTGGGAGTCGAGCG TAGAGAGAAATAATGGATACATTATGGTTACTGCAAACGGTGGAATGAATCAACAGCGAGTAGCT GTTTGCAATGCTGTTGTTCTGGCACGGCTACTTAATTCATCTTTGGTTGTTCCCAGATTTATGTATAGTAGCGTTTGGAAAGATGTGAG TCAATTCAGCGATATCTACCAGGAGGAACATTTTATTAACTACATGACTCCTGACATCCATATAGTGAAAGAACTTCCAGATAATTTACGATCCTTAGATTTGGAAGCGATTGGAAGTGTG GTAACGGATGCTGATGTTGTTAAAGAGGCCAAGCCAAGTTTTTACTTGAAAAACATTCTTCCTATCATAAATAAGAATAAGGTCGTGCATTTTCTGGGTTTTGGTAATCGATTGGCGTTTGACCCATTATCATTTGAGCTACAG AGACTTCGTTGCAGATGCAATTTTCATGCTCTGAGGTTTGTTCCTAAAATTCAAGAAACTGGTGCTTTGCTTCTTCAAAGGCTACGTCAACAAGAAAGCTACCCAGGGCCATTGGATAAACACCTTGTTGGTCCATTTGCAAAATCAACGATGAATGGAAACAAAGCTCGCTCTCCGAAAGCTTCCAGATACCTATCTCTACATTTGAGATTTGAGATTGATATGGTAGCTCATTCTCTTTGTGAATTTggtggaggagaagaagaaaggaaagagtttGAAGCATATCGGGCAATCCATTTCCCAGCATTGTCTCTTCTCCAGAAAACCACTAA ATTACCTTCTCCTGCCGAACTTAGGTCAGAAGGTCTTTGCCCCTTGACACCAGAGGAAGCAGTACTTATGCTTGCTGCTCTTGGTTTCAAACGCAAGACAAAGATATTTGTGGCAGGCTCACAGATATATGGAGGGAGTTCAAGGTTGACTGCTCTGACTAGCTTGTATCCTAATTTGGTTACAAAGGAGAAGTTGCTTTCAACATCAGAGCTTCAACCTTTTATGAACTTTTCTTCTCAG TTGGCGGCATTGGACTACATAGGCTGCACGGCTGCCAATGCATTTGCAATGACAGATTCTGGGAGTCAGTTGTCGTCTCTTGTATCCGGTTATCGGATATACTACGGTGGGGGAAGGATGCCAACGATTCGACCAAACAAACGAAGGCTTGCAAGCATATTTTCAAAGAACAACACTATAGAATGGCGAATTTTTGAGATAAGAGTTAGGAAAGCAGTTAGGCAAACCAAGCACGTCTTTACAAGGCCCAAAGGAAGGAGTGTTTATAGGTATCCACGGTGTAAAGAGTGTATGTGCTGGACAGG CACCTGA
- the LOC111787943 gene encoding O-fucosyltransferase 2-like isoform X2 yields MASMDDLPISVMGSNFKRNSLVDEPVTDEEGSDSPESRVGITHVRSGSTTPRNRQASPTHSPRLGPSRLGSFDQSSGDVHHASSFSGFKLFGFSSNESLHKLKVDRRVKKRAGIVWYQRKRFKGLLIIILLVGMFFLVNWVMLLRLQEQDDIIQEHDDNQANSNPELPGNVSSPKISVQGKRKAGRRKWPKGNYGRLLALAAHALAEQGENKPEPKDLWQEPLLASSAWKPCADQRNWESSERNNGYIMVTANGGMNQQRVAVCNAVVLARLLNSSLVVPRFMYSSVWKDVSQFSDIYQEEHFINYMTPDIHIVKELPDNLRSLDLEAIGSVVTDADVVKEAKPSFYLKNILPIINKNKVVHFLGFGNRLAFDPLSFELQRLRCRCNFHALRFVPKIQETGALLLQRLRQQESYPGPLDKHLVGPFAKSTMNGNKARSPKASRYLSLHLRFEIDMVAHSLCEFGGGEEERKEFEAYRAIHFPALSLLQKTTKLPSPAELRSEGLCPLTPEEAVLMLAALGFKRKTKIFVAGSQIYGGSSRLTALTSLYPNLVTKEKLLSTSELQPFMNFSSQLAALDYIGCTAANAFAMTDSGSQLSSLVSGYRIYYGGGRMPTIRPNKRRLASIFSKNNTIEWRIFEIRVRKAVRQTKHVFTRPKGRSVYRYPRCKECMCWTGT; encoded by the exons ATGGCCTCCATGGATGACCTTCCAATCTCTGTAATGGGATCTAATTTCAAGCGAAACAGCCTCGTTGACGAGCCAGTTACTGATGAGGAAGGCTCCGATTCGCCAGAAAGCAGAGTCGGCATTACCCATGTGCGTTCTGGCTCGACCACGCCGAGGAATCGTCAAGCCTCACCGACTCATTCTCCCCGCCTCGGTCCTAGTCGATTGGGGAGCTTTGATCAATCCTCCGGTGATGTTCATCACGCTTCTTCGTTTTCAGGGTTCAAGCTTTTCGGATTTTCGTCGAATGAGAGCTTGCACAAACTGAAAGTCGATAGGCGGGTAAAGAAGAGGGCGGGGATAGTGTGGTACCAGAGAAAGCGATTCAAAGGGCTTTTGATTATTATATTGTTGGTCGGGATGTTTTTCTTGGTGAATTGGGTCATGCTTTTGAGATTACAAGAGCAAGATGATATAATTCAAGAACATGATGATAACCAGGCCAATTCCAATCCTGAACTTCCTGGGAATGTTTCTTCCCCGAAGATTTCAGTTCAG GGAAAACGGAAGGCTGGTAGAAGGAAATGGCCAAAGGGTAACTATGGTAGATTGTTGGCTTTGGCCGCTCATGCATTGGCGGAG CAGGGAGAAAATAAACCTGAGCCCAAGGACTTATGGCAAGAGCCATTGCTTGCTTCATCTGCTTGGAAGCCCTGTGCTGATCAACGCAATTGGGAGTCGAGCG AGAGAAATAATGGATACATTATGGTTACTGCAAACGGTGGAATGAATCAACAGCGAGTAGCT GTTTGCAATGCTGTTGTTCTGGCACGGCTACTTAATTCATCTTTGGTTGTTCCCAGATTTATGTATAGTAGCGTTTGGAAAGATGTGAG TCAATTCAGCGATATCTACCAGGAGGAACATTTTATTAACTACATGACTCCTGACATCCATATAGTGAAAGAACTTCCAGATAATTTACGATCCTTAGATTTGGAAGCGATTGGAAGTGTG GTAACGGATGCTGATGTTGTTAAAGAGGCCAAGCCAAGTTTTTACTTGAAAAACATTCTTCCTATCATAAATAAGAATAAGGTCGTGCATTTTCTGGGTTTTGGTAATCGATTGGCGTTTGACCCATTATCATTTGAGCTACAG AGACTTCGTTGCAGATGCAATTTTCATGCTCTGAGGTTTGTTCCTAAAATTCAAGAAACTGGTGCTTTGCTTCTTCAAAGGCTACGTCAACAAGAAAGCTACCCAGGGCCATTGGATAAACACCTTGTTGGTCCATTTGCAAAATCAACGATGAATGGAAACAAAGCTCGCTCTCCGAAAGCTTCCAGATACCTATCTCTACATTTGAGATTTGAGATTGATATGGTAGCTCATTCTCTTTGTGAATTTggtggaggagaagaagaaaggaaagagtttGAAGCATATCGGGCAATCCATTTCCCAGCATTGTCTCTTCTCCAGAAAACCACTAA ATTACCTTCTCCTGCCGAACTTAGGTCAGAAGGTCTTTGCCCCTTGACACCAGAGGAAGCAGTACTTATGCTTGCTGCTCTTGGTTTCAAACGCAAGACAAAGATATTTGTGGCAGGCTCACAGATATATGGAGGGAGTTCAAGGTTGACTGCTCTGACTAGCTTGTATCCTAATTTGGTTACAAAGGAGAAGTTGCTTTCAACATCAGAGCTTCAACCTTTTATGAACTTTTCTTCTCAG TTGGCGGCATTGGACTACATAGGCTGCACGGCTGCCAATGCATTTGCAATGACAGATTCTGGGAGTCAGTTGTCGTCTCTTGTATCCGGTTATCGGATATACTACGGTGGGGGAAGGATGCCAACGATTCGACCAAACAAACGAAGGCTTGCAAGCATATTTTCAAAGAACAACACTATAGAATGGCGAATTTTTGAGATAAGAGTTAGGAAAGCAGTTAGGCAAACCAAGCACGTCTTTACAAGGCCCAAAGGAAGGAGTGTTTATAGGTATCCACGGTGTAAAGAGTGTATGTGCTGGACAGG CACCTGA
- the LOC111787943 gene encoding O-fucosyltransferase 2-like isoform X4, whose product MASMDDLPISVMGSNFKRNSLVDEPVTDEEGSDSPESRVGITHVRSGSTTPRNRQASPTHSPRLGPSRLGSFDQSSGDVHHASSFSGFKLFGFSSNESLHKLKVDRRVKKRAGIVWYQRKRFKGLLIIILLVGMFFLVNWVMLLRLQEQDDIIQEHDDNQANSNPELPGNVSSPKISVQGKRKAGRRKWPKGNYGRLLALAAHALAEGENKPEPKDLWQEPLLASSAWKPCADQRNWESSERNNGYIMVTANGGMNQQRVAVCNAVVLARLLNSSLVVPRFMYSSVWKDVSQFSDIYQEEHFINYMTPDIHIVKELPDNLRSLDLEAIGSVVTDADVVKEAKPSFYLKNILPIINKNKVVHFLGFGNRLAFDPLSFELQRLRCRCNFHALRFVPKIQETGALLLQRLRQQESYPGPLDKHLVGPFAKSTMNGNKARSPKASRYLSLHLRFEIDMVAHSLCEFGGGEEERKEFEAYRAIHFPALSLLQKTTKLPSPAELRSEGLCPLTPEEAVLMLAALGFKRKTKIFVAGSQIYGGSSRLTALTSLYPNLVTKEKLLSTSELQPFMNFSSQLAALDYIGCTAANAFAMTDSGSQLSSLVSGYRIYYGGGRMPTIRPNKRRLASIFSKNNTIEWRIFEIRVRKAVRQTKHVFTRPKGRSVYRYPRCKECMCWTGT is encoded by the exons ATGGCCTCCATGGATGACCTTCCAATCTCTGTAATGGGATCTAATTTCAAGCGAAACAGCCTCGTTGACGAGCCAGTTACTGATGAGGAAGGCTCCGATTCGCCAGAAAGCAGAGTCGGCATTACCCATGTGCGTTCTGGCTCGACCACGCCGAGGAATCGTCAAGCCTCACCGACTCATTCTCCCCGCCTCGGTCCTAGTCGATTGGGGAGCTTTGATCAATCCTCCGGTGATGTTCATCACGCTTCTTCGTTTTCAGGGTTCAAGCTTTTCGGATTTTCGTCGAATGAGAGCTTGCACAAACTGAAAGTCGATAGGCGGGTAAAGAAGAGGGCGGGGATAGTGTGGTACCAGAGAAAGCGATTCAAAGGGCTTTTGATTATTATATTGTTGGTCGGGATGTTTTTCTTGGTGAATTGGGTCATGCTTTTGAGATTACAAGAGCAAGATGATATAATTCAAGAACATGATGATAACCAGGCCAATTCCAATCCTGAACTTCCTGGGAATGTTTCTTCCCCGAAGATTTCAGTTCAG GGAAAACGGAAGGCTGGTAGAAGGAAATGGCCAAAGGGTAACTATGGTAGATTGTTGGCTTTGGCCGCTCATGCATTGGCGGAG GGAGAAAATAAACCTGAGCCCAAGGACTTATGGCAAGAGCCATTGCTTGCTTCATCTGCTTGGAAGCCCTGTGCTGATCAACGCAATTGGGAGTCGAGCG AGAGAAATAATGGATACATTATGGTTACTGCAAACGGTGGAATGAATCAACAGCGAGTAGCT GTTTGCAATGCTGTTGTTCTGGCACGGCTACTTAATTCATCTTTGGTTGTTCCCAGATTTATGTATAGTAGCGTTTGGAAAGATGTGAG TCAATTCAGCGATATCTACCAGGAGGAACATTTTATTAACTACATGACTCCTGACATCCATATAGTGAAAGAACTTCCAGATAATTTACGATCCTTAGATTTGGAAGCGATTGGAAGTGTG GTAACGGATGCTGATGTTGTTAAAGAGGCCAAGCCAAGTTTTTACTTGAAAAACATTCTTCCTATCATAAATAAGAATAAGGTCGTGCATTTTCTGGGTTTTGGTAATCGATTGGCGTTTGACCCATTATCATTTGAGCTACAG AGACTTCGTTGCAGATGCAATTTTCATGCTCTGAGGTTTGTTCCTAAAATTCAAGAAACTGGTGCTTTGCTTCTTCAAAGGCTACGTCAACAAGAAAGCTACCCAGGGCCATTGGATAAACACCTTGTTGGTCCATTTGCAAAATCAACGATGAATGGAAACAAAGCTCGCTCTCCGAAAGCTTCCAGATACCTATCTCTACATTTGAGATTTGAGATTGATATGGTAGCTCATTCTCTTTGTGAATTTggtggaggagaagaagaaaggaaagagtttGAAGCATATCGGGCAATCCATTTCCCAGCATTGTCTCTTCTCCAGAAAACCACTAA ATTACCTTCTCCTGCCGAACTTAGGTCAGAAGGTCTTTGCCCCTTGACACCAGAGGAAGCAGTACTTATGCTTGCTGCTCTTGGTTTCAAACGCAAGACAAAGATATTTGTGGCAGGCTCACAGATATATGGAGGGAGTTCAAGGTTGACTGCTCTGACTAGCTTGTATCCTAATTTGGTTACAAAGGAGAAGTTGCTTTCAACATCAGAGCTTCAACCTTTTATGAACTTTTCTTCTCAG TTGGCGGCATTGGACTACATAGGCTGCACGGCTGCCAATGCATTTGCAATGACAGATTCTGGGAGTCAGTTGTCGTCTCTTGTATCCGGTTATCGGATATACTACGGTGGGGGAAGGATGCCAACGATTCGACCAAACAAACGAAGGCTTGCAAGCATATTTTCAAAGAACAACACTATAGAATGGCGAATTTTTGAGATAAGAGTTAGGAAAGCAGTTAGGCAAACCAAGCACGTCTTTACAAGGCCCAAAGGAAGGAGTGTTTATAGGTATCCACGGTGTAAAGAGTGTATGTGCTGGACAGG CACCTGA